A section of the Candidatus Tanganyikabacteria bacterium genome encodes:
- a CDS encoding NHLP leader peptide family RiPP precursor gives MNQEQREALQARVFEKASTDAAYRAKLLANPRDVIVAEYGEGLPEYVKFHAIEEKPNTIVLVVPQLETDELSDDELETVAGGKNDDDIQEDDYKNGRKVLRHIGNAGGHRL, from the coding sequence GTGAACCAGGAACAGCGCGAGGCCCTGCAGGCGCGTGTCTTCGAAAAGGCCAGCACGGATGCTGCCTACCGTGCCAAGCTCCTGGCGAACCCGCGCGACGTGATCGTCGCGGAGTACGGGGAGGGCCTGCCCGAGTATGTCAAGTTCCACGCGATCGAAGAGAAGCCCAACACGATCGTCCTCGTCGTGCCGCAGCTGGAAACCGACGAGCTCTCCGACGATGAGCTGGAGACGGTGGCCGGCGGAAAGAACGACGACGACATCCAGGAAGACGACTACAAGAACGGTCGCAAAGTCTTGCGCCACATCGGCAACGCCGGCGGCCACAGGCTGTAG
- a CDS encoding caspase family protein has product MSTELPWAGTDHRPLRLGGAGSDSGKGKRLALVIGCGDYSGTHEFPRSTGGASAEAIHETLVGRVGVAPEDAVLLADCDGPDARPPTLAAVRSALGGVLDRARPEDTVFVYFAGHALRALGRTYLETRESREADPAGTAIDTEWLHSTVRASKAGIKVVWLDACFAGLPALRPEIQAGEYTLTACAAEEICVELAGKFNLMTYFLVQGLCAGGSEPALGVSWKQLATFVRRRTAEAARAMGVLQEPEVLGPPGSDFRLVAPGTPPIQPRSPALARILGTPPDAVVPLALRWEDQLRDLPGRVHADLPYGAYPPLPFGERSKAFARWTDHVGRILDQELAGRPGLAGWRCDATRIEGLGASRDLATFFAMRGLSLLPDWSLAYEGEAVFFEEPESLPPSSFILSRHGPRASTYWAGMAVVPAKIGAFLVTGWARLDRKRRGGTRAVVFDCSALPAVVSPEIESRTLERLRDLAREFLAAWERRAHAVPADDGPTADAFSGVAPSGSASPGEFEAVARRWEGDDRLGPLVMALRRCYLEARVPEDLDRELAGSDPALVRELERESGIGLMQWVVWLRLAKACRLLATSTHRGEEIALLAGYQSAAAFASQFAAFLGCSPESWRSGHYPSLRSERYCER; this is encoded by the coding sequence GTGTCTACTGAGTTGCCCTGGGCCGGTACGGACCATCGCCCGCTTCGGCTGGGCGGCGCCGGAAGCGATTCGGGGAAGGGAAAGCGCCTGGCGCTCGTCATCGGGTGCGGCGATTACTCGGGGACGCACGAATTCCCGCGCTCGACTGGCGGTGCGAGCGCCGAGGCGATACACGAAACCTTGGTGGGGCGCGTCGGCGTCGCCCCCGAGGATGCCGTCCTCTTGGCCGACTGCGATGGCCCCGATGCGCGGCCGCCGACGCTTGCGGCCGTTCGATCGGCTCTTGGCGGCGTTCTTGACCGGGCTCGTCCCGAGGATACGGTTTTCGTATATTTCGCCGGGCATGCCCTGCGCGCGCTCGGCCGAACCTATCTCGAGACCCGCGAGTCCCGCGAGGCCGACCCCGCGGGCACGGCCATCGACACCGAGTGGCTCCATTCGACCGTCCGGGCGAGCAAGGCCGGGATCAAGGTCGTCTGGCTGGATGCCTGCTTTGCCGGCCTGCCCGCGTTGCGGCCTGAGATTCAAGCCGGTGAATACACCTTGACAGCCTGCGCAGCCGAGGAAATCTGCGTCGAGCTGGCAGGGAAGTTCAACCTCATGACCTACTTCCTGGTGCAAGGGCTCTGCGCGGGCGGATCCGAGCCCGCCCTGGGTGTGTCCTGGAAACAACTGGCGACCTTCGTCCGGCGGCGGACCGCCGAGGCGGCGCGTGCAATGGGCGTGTTGCAGGAGCCCGAGGTACTTGGCCCGCCAGGAAGTGACTTCCGGCTCGTGGCACCGGGGACGCCGCCGATCCAACCGCGGTCGCCGGCGCTGGCACGCATCCTGGGCACGCCCCCGGACGCCGTCGTTCCGCTGGCACTCCGGTGGGAAGATCAGCTCCGAGATTTGCCGGGACGCGTCCATGCCGACTTGCCGTACGGGGCCTACCCGCCGTTGCCTTTTGGCGAACGATCGAAGGCGTTCGCGCGCTGGACAGATCACGTGGGCCGAATCCTCGACCAGGAGCTTGCCGGCCGCCCCGGTCTGGCGGGCTGGCGTTGCGACGCCACCCGCATCGAGGGCCTCGGCGCTTCGCGGGATCTCGCGACGTTCTTCGCGATGCGAGGCCTCTCGCTGCTGCCGGACTGGTCCCTCGCTTACGAGGGCGAGGCTGTTTTCTTCGAAGAGCCGGAGAGCCTTCCGCCGTCCTCGTTCATCCTTTCACGCCATGGCCCGCGCGCGAGCACCTACTGGGCGGGGATGGCGGTCGTGCCCGCGAAGATCGGGGCGTTTCTGGTGACCGGATGGGCCAGGCTCGACCGGAAGCGACGCGGCGGCACGCGGGCAGTCGTCTTCGATTGCTCGGCCTTGCCGGCGGTCGTTTCGCCCGAAATCGAGAGCCGGACGCTGGAGCGCCTGCGCGACCTCGCGCGCGAGTTCCTGGCGGCCTGGGAACGGCGGGCCCACGCCGTTCCCGCGGACGATGGCCCGACTGCCGACGCTTTTTCAGGCGTCGCTCCGAGCGGATCGGCTTCCCCGGGCGAGTTCGAGGCCGTCGCCCGCAGGTGGGAAGGCGACGATCGCCTGGGTCCCCTCGTCATGGCGCTCAGGCGCTGCTATCTCGAGGCCCGGGTGCCCGAAGACCTCGATCGCGAACTCGCGGGCAGCGATCCCGCGCTGGTACGGGAACTCGAGCGCGAGAGCGGAATCGGCCTCATGCAGTGGGTGGTCTGGCTGCGCCTCGCCAAGGCCTGCCGGTTGCTGGCGACCTCCACGCATCGCGGCGAAGAGATCGCGCTCCTGGCCGGGTATCAGTCGGCGGCGGCGTTCGCGAGCCAGTTCGCGGCGTTCCTCGGCTGCTCCCCTGAATCCTGGCGATCAGGCCACTACCCGTCACTGCGGTCGGAAAGGTACTGCGAAAGGTAG
- a CDS encoding GNAT family N-acetyltransferase, which produces MHTTLNRLPAGEVRAFARFTFPRFRSLLAEPQADPIWAIGAECGREPVGLALARTRSNGEAEVLSLFVSRPFRAAGLGTRLLSRLESELCSDGSPAASATYIGEGPTSPALERILRNLGWTAPMLQTLVGTADLLASRPGWIGRLSPPERFEPFPWSGLSEADRRAIRDRQGETLWYPEILSPFRWEDPPEPCNSLGLRWRGEVVGWVIAHRLRPEKVRYSSLFVDSRLQGTGRAVELLSLALARQIAAGIPLATFGVDARNEPMLRLVNRHFRPYLTSLRPTFGVRKRFDPS; this is translated from the coding sequence TTGCACACAACCTTGAACCGGTTACCAGCCGGGGAGGTTCGGGCGTTCGCGAGATTCACGTTCCCCCGGTTCCGCTCGCTGCTGGCTGAACCGCAGGCCGACCCGATCTGGGCCATCGGCGCCGAGTGCGGCCGGGAGCCCGTGGGGCTTGCGCTCGCTCGGACGCGCTCGAATGGAGAAGCCGAGGTGCTCTCCCTGTTCGTGAGCCGTCCCTTTCGCGCCGCGGGTCTGGGTACGCGGCTGCTCTCCCGTCTGGAAAGCGAGTTGTGCTCGGACGGGAGTCCGGCCGCGTCCGCCACGTACATCGGCGAGGGACCCACCAGCCCCGCTCTCGAGCGGATCCTGCGAAATTTGGGCTGGACCGCACCCATGTTGCAGACCCTGGTCGGGACGGCCGACTTGCTTGCGTCACGTCCCGGGTGGATAGGCAGGCTGTCCCCGCCGGAGAGGTTCGAGCCCTTCCCCTGGAGTGGTCTGTCGGAGGCGGATCGACGGGCGATCCGCGATCGGCAGGGCGAAACGCTCTGGTACCCGGAGATACTATCCCCGTTCCGGTGGGAAGACCCGCCCGAGCCGTGCAACAGCCTGGGGCTCAGGTGGCGGGGCGAGGTCGTCGGGTGGGTCATCGCCCATCGCCTTCGCCCGGAGAAAGTCCGTTACTCGAGCCTCTTTGTCGATTCCCGGTTGCAGGGCACGGGCCGAGCCGTGGAACTGCTGTCGCTGGCCCTTGCGCGGCAAATTGCGGCGGGTATCCCCTTGGCGACGTTCGGCGTCGACGCGCGCAACGAACCGATGCTGCGGCTCGTGAACCGCCATTTCCGCCCATACCTCACGTCGCTGCGCCCCACGTTCGGTGTGCGCAAGCGATTCGATCCGTCTTGA